A window of the Penaeus monodon isolate SGIC_2016 chromosome 11, NSTDA_Pmon_1, whole genome shotgun sequence genome harbors these coding sequences:
- the LOC119578530 gene encoding uncharacterized protein LOC119578530, producing MNRSTRAFWDVGPMQGLSAPTDTYHHHSHLGHLSPSLSSRTSLTINATSDISHHQCNTRHLSPSMQHQTSLTINATPDISHHQCNTRHLSPSMQHQTSLTINATPDTSHHQCNTRHLSPSVQHQTPLTINATQTPLTTNATPDTSHHQCNTRHFHHHANQTPLTNATPTPYINANHDTFTINATPTLSPSMQHNTFTSVQHQNLHNNQTPFIYAT from the exons atgaaccgatcaacaagagcgttttgggaTGTTGGTCCTATGCAGGGACTAag CGCACCGACAGACACCTATCACCATCACTCTCATCTCGGACATCTCTCACCATCACTCTCATCTCGGACATCTCTCACCATCAATGCAACATCAGACATCTCTCACCATCAATGCAACACCAGACATCTCTCACCATCAATGCAACATCAGACATCTCTCACCATCAATGCAACACCAGACATCTCTCACCACCAATGCAACACCAGACACCTCTCACCATCAATGCAACACCAGACATCTCTCACAATCAATGCAACACCAGACACCTCTCACCATCAATGCAACACCAGACACCTCTCACCATCAGTGCAACACCAGACACCTCTCACCATCAATGCAACACAGACACCTCTCACCACCAATGCAACACCAGACACCTCTCACCATCAATGCAACACCAGACACTTTCACCATCATGCAAACCAGACACCTCTTACCAATGCAACACCAACACCTTACATCAATGCAAACCATGACACTTTCACCATCAATGCAACACCAACACTCTCACCATCAATGCAACACAACACCTTTACATCAGTGCAACACCAGAATCTACATAATAACCAGACACCTTTCATATATGCAACATAA